Proteins from a genomic interval of uncultured Desulfuromusa sp.:
- the lpoB gene encoding penicillin-binding protein activator LpoB has translation MNRVSLLLKMVFVGFFIFIVAGCSVTTREVGSDEKVIYDEGYHFSDKKAIVDDMVASLLSKYPLLRATDRPVLIVYGIANRTTEHISTSAMTDDIRQALLNSGRVRFVNKAQRSNIERETSYQYGGSVAAETRIQKARQVGAKYMLTGTLRSIEKKQPRQFRLKKKTLMYYSLNMELTDIQTGLIEWADSTEVIREASKPFIGW, from the coding sequence ATGAACAGAGTTTCGTTGTTGTTAAAAATGGTATTTGTTGGATTCTTTATTTTTATTGTGGCTGGCTGTTCGGTGACAACCCGTGAAGTCGGGTCGGATGAAAAGGTTATTTATGATGAGGGATATCACTTTTCGGACAAAAAGGCGATTGTCGATGACATGGTGGCATCACTGTTGTCCAAATATCCTTTATTGCGAGCAACGGATCGTCCGGTTTTAATTGTTTACGGCATAGCGAATCGGACGACAGAGCACATCAGTACCAGTGCTATGACGGATGATATCCGGCAGGCGTTGTTGAATTCAGGCCGTGTCCGTTTTGTGAATAAAGCTCAACGCTCCAATATTGAACGGGAAACCAGCTATCAGTATGGTGGTAGCGTTGCTGCTGAAACCCGAATCCAGAAAGCGCGTCAGGTTGGTGCAAAATACATGTTGACGGGGACATTGCGTTCCATCGAAAAAAAACAACCGCGGCAGTTCCGGCTGAAAAAGAAAACTCTCATGTACTATAGTTTGAATATGGAATTGACGGATATTCAGACCGGACTGATTGAGTGGGCTGACAGTACCGAAGTGATTCGCGAGGCATCGAAGCCTTTTATCGGCTGGTAA
- a CDS encoding ATP-binding protein has translation MKHISLKRRLLFGSLLICTVITFSISIYQISRLQQREQNLLEQQISSFEKSAMASIREALWNYDWSMVETIAGSQVNQLLTYIEICDFDRVDCKQAGIRSQGPYQEYFRVIEYRTSSLGEDIKVGTAYLQLNHQPFKLLFSQYIFPEFLANGLGVFGVAISIFLLFHLGAIRRLVTVANYTQNIDLTDMEKIQPLVFGKKLSSKDEVDLLAESINGLILRVKDEFTCRKKLEQQLNQAQKMEALGALAGGIAHDFNNILAAILGYVQLCYNDEEKGSQTHRRLEQVMVAGERAKNLISQILIFSRKAETYTQKICLADIVDEALDLVQASLPANVTIETDLDENLWMVGDSDQIHQTLLNLVTNSIYELTGKGGMIKISLRSCRLKSRQAEILGLDEGNYLCLVFCDSGSGVPVEIRDRIFDPFFTTKETGKGTGMGLAVVHGIVQGHGGRIILDPEVGEGNCFTLYFPQKEGGEKITHSTANDTTALLGGNEHILLVDDESIVLRMGQDMLQSLGYQVSVAADPVDALQLLLETDSIDLLVTDYNMPGMTGVDLARALKQEKINIPVILYSGNSDFLDDSVLQDGVVDRLLQKPFRIEDLSLLVREVMEG, from the coding sequence ATGAAGCATATCAGCTTGAAAAGACGTCTGCTGTTTGGTTCTCTTCTTATCTGTACCGTCATCACATTCTCTATTTCTATCTACCAGATCAGTCGTTTGCAGCAGCGAGAACAGAATCTTCTCGAACAGCAGATTTCAAGTTTTGAAAAAAGTGCCATGGCGAGTATCCGCGAAGCTCTTTGGAATTATGACTGGTCCATGGTTGAAACGATTGCCGGCAGTCAAGTCAATCAGCTTCTGACCTATATTGAAATCTGCGATTTTGACAGGGTGGATTGCAAACAAGCCGGCATCAGATCGCAGGGGCCTTATCAGGAATATTTTCGGGTGATCGAATATCGAACATCCTCTCTGGGTGAAGACATCAAGGTCGGGACTGCCTACCTCCAGTTAAATCATCAGCCTTTCAAACTATTGTTCAGTCAGTATATTTTTCCGGAATTCTTAGCGAATGGGCTGGGTGTTTTTGGTGTCGCCATCAGTATTTTCCTGTTATTTCATTTAGGAGCTATCAGACGACTTGTAACTGTTGCCAACTATACCCAGAATATTGATTTGACGGACATGGAGAAAATCCAACCCCTGGTTTTTGGAAAAAAACTTTCATCCAAGGATGAAGTTGATCTTCTCGCCGAGTCAATAAATGGTCTTATCCTCAGGGTGAAGGATGAATTCACCTGCCGGAAAAAACTCGAACAACAGCTCAATCAGGCGCAAAAAATGGAAGCTCTTGGGGCTCTGGCAGGAGGAATTGCCCACGATTTCAACAACATTCTTGCTGCTATCCTTGGCTATGTTCAACTTTGTTACAATGATGAAGAAAAGGGTTCTCAGACCCATAGACGGCTTGAGCAGGTGATGGTTGCCGGTGAGCGGGCCAAGAATCTTATTTCACAAATTTTAATTTTCAGTCGTAAGGCTGAAACCTATACCCAAAAAATTTGTCTCGCAGACATTGTGGATGAAGCGCTTGATCTGGTTCAGGCTTCGCTGCCGGCCAACGTAACAATAGAAACTGATCTGGACGAAAATCTCTGGATGGTTGGAGACAGTGATCAAATTCATCAGACACTGTTGAATCTTGTTACAAACTCCATATATGAATTGACTGGAAAAGGTGGAATGATAAAAATTTCACTGCGATCTTGCCGGTTAAAGTCGCGACAAGCTGAAATTTTAGGTCTTGACGAGGGAAACTACCTTTGCCTGGTTTTCTGTGACAGTGGTTCTGGTGTTCCGGTAGAAATACGGGATCGAATTTTTGATCCGTTTTTTACTACGAAAGAAACCGGCAAGGGGACAGGAATGGGGTTGGCTGTTGTCCATGGAATTGTGCAAGGCCATGGCGGTAGAATTATCCTGGACCCGGAGGTTGGAGAAGGAAATTGTTTTACCCTCTATTTTCCACAAAAAGAGGGAGGGGAAAAAATAACTCATTCAACTGCAAATGACACAACAGCTCTGTTGGGCGGGAACGAGCATATTTTGCTGGTTGATGATGAATCTATCGTTCTGAGAATGGGGCAGGATATGTTGCAGTCACTCGGATATCAGGTCAGTGTCGCAGCGGACCCGGTTGACGCGTTGCAGCTACTGCTTGAAACCGACAGTATAGACCTACTGGTGACGGATTATAATATGCCCGGGATGACAGGTGTCGATCTGGCAAGGGCATTGAAACAGGAAAAAATAAATATACCTGTTATTCTTTACAGCGGTAACTCAGATTTTCTGGATGATTCGGTCCTTCAGGACGGGGTTGTTGACAGGTTGCTGCAAAAACCGTTCAGAATTGAAGATCTTTCTCTGTTGGTGCGTGAGGTTATGGAGGGGTAG
- a CDS encoding transporter substrate-binding domain-containing protein, which translates to MKKIIYLLIIFTFFSGWSFAQPSLLVMTEDLPPFNFSDHGEVVGISTEIVRHIFKQAGVSMDPEDIQLYPWTRAYHKIQNSPGTALFSMARTEKRENLFCWVGPLLDVTIGIIAKKNDHITINSIADLERYRIGSVRDGAPEQLLIKRGVPQKSLERLAFPEPNIKKLQAGRIDLFVFNVQTTRYLMLRLGINPDEYETVFVLKNLELYLALHRQTDHQLVQSLQKSLDKMKIPDADGLSLFDRIVGKYLFVPDKNGDRI; encoded by the coding sequence ATGAAGAAAATTATCTACTTATTGATCATCTTTACTTTCTTTTCTGGTTGGAGCTTTGCGCAACCGTCTCTTCTGGTCATGACTGAAGACCTTCCCCCTTTCAATTTCAGCGATCATGGTGAGGTTGTTGGCATTTCAACTGAAATTGTCAGGCACATTTTTAAACAAGCGGGTGTTTCTATGGATCCGGAAGATATTCAATTATATCCGTGGACGCGTGCTTATCATAAGATTCAAAATTCTCCCGGAACGGCTTTATTCAGTATGGCAAGGACGGAAAAACGGGAAAATCTGTTTTGCTGGGTTGGTCCATTGCTGGATGTCACTATCGGGATTATTGCCAAAAAAAACGATCATATCACAATTAATTCTATTGCTGATCTGGAAAGATATCGAATCGGTTCGGTGCGTGATGGCGCACCGGAGCAATTGTTGATCAAACGCGGCGTTCCCCAGAAAAGCCTTGAGAGACTTGCTTTTCCGGAACCGAATATCAAAAAGTTGCAGGCTGGGCGTATTGATTTATTTGTTTTTAATGTCCAGACAACACGATATCTGATGCTTCGACTCGGGATAAATCCGGATGAGTATGAGACTGTTTTTGTGCTGAAGAATCTCGAGCTCTATCTGGCTTTACATCGTCAAACGGATCATCAGCTGGTGCAGAGTCTGCAGAAGAGTCTGGACAAAATGAAAATTCCTGATGCTGATGGCCTGTCTTTGTTTGATCGCATCGTTGGAAAATATCTGTTTGTACCGGATAAAAATGGGGATCGTATTTGA
- the ettA gene encoding energy-dependent translational throttle protein EttA, translating into MSEDTKKIIYSMMRVSKSYNKQPIIKDISLSYFYGAKIGVLGLNGSGKSTLLRIMAGVDKEFNGEAVLSEGYSVGYLEQEPQLDDKKTVRETVKEGVQEIVDLLAEFEEINNSFADPDCDMDKLLTRQAEVQDKLDAADAWELDSRLELAEEALRCPPPETLIQTLSGGEKRRVALCRLLLQKPDILLLDEPTNHLDAETVAWLEQHLQRYPGTVIAVTHDRYFLDNVAGWILELDRGQGIPWKGNYSSWLEQKQERLRKEEKTESKRQQTLQHELEWIRMSPKGRHTKAQARIKSYEQLLSNAGLEKEKTLELYIPPGPRLGGIVVEAQGVSKGFGERLLIDNLSFSLPAGGIVGVIGPNGAGKSTLFNMITHQEKPDRGDFKVGETVQLGYVDQGRALDADKTIWEEVTNAQETIQIGGQSVNSRAYVARFNFSGSDQQKKIKVLSGGERNRVHLAKMLREEANVLLLDEPTNDLDVNTLRALEEGLENFGGCAVVISHDRWFLDRIATHILAFEGDSQVVWFNGNYSEYEEDRKRRLGKAADQPHRIRYRSLTRQ; encoded by the coding sequence ATGAGTGAAGACACAAAAAAAATCATCTATTCAATGATGCGCGTCAGTAAAAGCTACAACAAGCAGCCAATCATCAAAGATATTTCCCTCTCTTATTTCTATGGTGCAAAAATTGGGGTTCTCGGACTAAATGGCTCAGGAAAGTCAACATTGCTGCGAATCATGGCAGGAGTTGACAAGGAATTTAATGGTGAAGCGGTATTATCTGAAGGATATAGCGTTGGCTATCTTGAGCAGGAACCACAGTTGGATGACAAGAAAACCGTACGCGAAACCGTCAAAGAGGGGGTGCAGGAAATCGTTGACCTGCTTGCAGAATTTGAAGAGATCAATAACTCTTTTGCTGATCCTGACTGCGACATGGACAAGCTTCTCACACGGCAGGCTGAAGTCCAGGACAAACTGGATGCTGCTGATGCCTGGGAACTGGACTCCCGACTGGAACTTGCCGAAGAGGCGCTACGCTGCCCGCCACCGGAAACCCTGATCCAGACACTCTCCGGCGGTGAAAAACGTCGCGTAGCCCTGTGCCGTCTATTATTACAAAAACCTGACATCCTCCTGCTTGACGAACCAACGAATCATCTGGATGCTGAAACGGTCGCCTGGCTCGAACAACATCTGCAACGCTATCCGGGAACAGTCATCGCAGTGACCCATGATCGCTACTTTCTCGATAATGTTGCCGGATGGATCCTGGAGCTGGACCGTGGTCAAGGCATCCCATGGAAAGGAAACTATTCCAGCTGGCTGGAGCAAAAACAGGAACGGTTGCGTAAGGAAGAAAAAACTGAAAGCAAACGGCAACAGACATTACAACACGAACTTGAGTGGATCAGAATGTCACCGAAAGGACGCCACACAAAAGCCCAAGCACGGATCAAATCTTACGAGCAACTCCTTAGCAATGCCGGACTGGAAAAAGAAAAAACCCTTGAACTTTATATCCCCCCCGGTCCTCGTCTTGGTGGGATTGTTGTTGAGGCCCAAGGGGTCAGCAAAGGTTTTGGGGAGCGGTTACTGATCGACAATCTCAGCTTCAGTCTGCCTGCCGGGGGGATTGTCGGTGTCATCGGCCCCAACGGTGCAGGAAAATCAACTCTGTTTAATATGATCACCCATCAAGAAAAACCGGACCGTGGTGATTTCAAAGTCGGCGAAACCGTTCAACTGGGATATGTTGATCAGGGGCGTGCATTGGATGCTGATAAGACCATATGGGAGGAAGTCACCAATGCTCAGGAAACGATACAAATTGGTGGTCAATCTGTGAACTCCCGTGCCTACGTCGCACGTTTTAATTTTTCCGGATCCGACCAACAGAAGAAAATCAAGGTGTTGTCAGGAGGTGAACGCAACCGGGTCCACCTGGCAAAAATGCTGCGCGAAGAAGCGAATGTATTGCTTCTTGATGAGCCAACCAATGACTTGGATGTCAACACCTTAAGGGCATTGGAAGAAGGGCTGGAGAACTTCGGTGGCTGTGCAGTTGTTATCAGTCATGATCGCTGGTTCCTGGATCGGATTGCCACCCATATCCTGGCTTTTGAGGGTGATTCTCAGGTCGTCTGGTTTAATGGCAACTATTCGGAATATGAGGAAGATCGTAAACGCCGACTCGGTAAAGCGGCAGATCAACCTCACAGAATCAGATACCGTTCTCTGACCCGACAGTAG
- a CDS encoding HD domain-containing phosphohydrolase has translation MSSSQEDHLQKLIRLLTTAAANAALYHPEHRQVLRLNKQALNELQQLFNVHNDVTLKVIDGLLIFDNKPVSKNLAIDRLLESLSRNGISYVQIEAGVYAEELLGLINILSKSPEKQIDIKSSENIHFGQVEIRYKNHDFNRTTEFQLEEIANYEADRFMDLYQTVRTKKKLEIAGINEIVNGFVHAFNTQSDAFMAIAPLRSMDEYTYTHSTNICMLNLAQAKVLGIEGQLLNDIGIAAMLHDVGKMFISPEILSKTGKLNAEEWEIMQQHPRLGAEYLLNTPGVPRLAVVTAFEHHMRYDNTGYPKTTTPWQQHICSHMTAISDTYDAMRTHRAYEDSLEIDQIISIMLDLAGNKLHPQLTYSFLQVLSELDKKNEPSNYTSS, from the coding sequence ATGAGCAGCTCCCAAGAAGACCACCTGCAAAAACTGATCAGGCTGCTGACGACGGCTGCGGCCAATGCCGCCCTTTATCATCCTGAACACCGACAAGTTTTGCGCTTGAATAAACAGGCATTGAATGAACTCCAGCAACTCTTCAATGTCCATAATGATGTCACCTTGAAAGTCATTGATGGCCTGCTGATCTTTGACAACAAGCCTGTTTCAAAGAATCTGGCTATTGACCGGCTACTCGAATCCCTCTCCAGAAACGGGATCAGTTATGTGCAAATAGAAGCAGGAGTCTATGCCGAAGAACTCCTCGGCCTGATCAATATTCTCAGCAAATCGCCAGAAAAACAGATTGACATCAAAAGCAGTGAAAATATCCATTTTGGCCAGGTTGAAATTCGCTATAAAAACCATGATTTCAACCGGACAACGGAATTTCAGTTAGAAGAAATTGCAAACTATGAAGCCGACCGTTTTATGGATCTTTATCAGACAGTACGAACGAAAAAAAAGTTGGAAATTGCGGGTATCAATGAAATCGTCAATGGCTTTGTTCATGCGTTCAACACTCAAAGTGACGCTTTTATGGCGATTGCACCATTGCGGTCAATGGATGAATACACTTATACCCACTCAACCAACATTTGTATGCTGAACCTGGCACAGGCAAAAGTTCTTGGAATTGAAGGACAGCTTCTGAATGATATCGGTATTGCGGCCATGTTGCACGATGTCGGCAAGATGTTCATTTCCCCGGAAATCCTTAGTAAAACAGGGAAGCTGAATGCAGAAGAATGGGAGATTATGCAACAGCACCCACGCCTGGGCGCAGAGTACCTGCTTAACACACCGGGAGTCCCCCGTTTGGCTGTTGTCACGGCTTTTGAGCATCACATGCGTTATGACAATACCGGCTATCCAAAAACAACAACTCCCTGGCAGCAACACATATGTTCCCACATGACTGCAATTTCAGATACTTACGACGCGATGAGAACACATCGAGCCTATGAAGACTCTCTGGAAATAGATCAGATCATCTCAATCATGCTTGATCTTGCCGGAAATAAACTCCACCCGCAATTAACCTATAGCTTTCTTCAGGTTCTCAGTGAGCTGGATAAAAAAAACGAACCCAGCAACTATACATCATCATGA